A genomic stretch from Xiphophorus maculatus strain JP 163 A chromosome 14, X_maculatus-5.0-male, whole genome shotgun sequence includes:
- the LOC111610916 gene encoding C-type mannose receptor 2-like, which produces MDFRLILFGLTGALLSVACAQSHQYYFVNTSLNWTEAQSVCRRDYTDLATIESSADVDDFLRTTSNNTGKAWIGLYDDTINSWKWSLNDSSFYSPGEYSFRDWGPGQPDNNFGQQHCVRFYSSSYLSLGQWDDIGCTETMQFVCYNGTVGGSPSYVLSNISLNWTEAQKFCRANYVDLASVRNQTENEIIRTLIGASNVWIGLYREKLWSDGSTSLFRNWADGEPNEPSGDQCVAGSFSDSGRWSDEDCSLSLPFVCYKPIPPNAEGFTASSQNESSITLQWNKININTSFVLQFNGVETFINAPDGDGPVTHTVSSLTPGTNYTFTLFSVLDNVRSSGVSITAFTA; this is translated from the exons ATGGATTTCAGGCTCATCCTGTTTGGGCTCACAG gtgCCCTGCTCAGTGTTGCCTGTGCCCAAAGCCATCAGTACTACTTTGTGAATACTTCACTTAATTGGACAGAAGCTCAGAGCGTCTGCAGACGGGACTACACTGATCTGGCCACCATTGAAAGCTCAGCTGATGTTGATGATTTTTTAAGGACCACCTCCAATAATACAG gcAAGGCCTGGATAGGTCTTTATGATGACACAATAAACAGCTGGAAATGGTCCCTAAATGACAGCAGCTTCTACAGTCCTGGAGAATATTCATTTAGGGACTGGGGACCTGGCCAACCTGATAATAATTTTGGACAACAGCATTGTGTTAGATTTTACAGTTCTAGTTATCTCTCTCTGGGCCAATGGGATGATATTGGGTGCACAGAGACAATGCAATTTGTGTGCTATAATG GTACAGTAGGTGGATCACCATCCTATGTTTTGAGTAACATTTCACTAAACTGGACAGAAGCTCAGAAATTCTGCCGTGCCAATTATGTTGACCTGGCCAG TGTAcgaaatcagacagaaaatgaaatcatcagAACCCTAATAGGTGCCAGCAATGTTTGGATTGGACTGTATCGGGAAAAGCTGTGGTCTGATGGAAGCACCTCTCTGTTTCGAAACTGGGCGGATGGCGAACCCAATGAGCCCTCTGGGGATCAGTGTGTTGCTGGATCATTTAGTGACTCTGGAAGATGGTCGGATGAAGATTGCAGCCTGAGTTTGCCATTTGTCTGCTACAAACCAA TCCCACCAAATGCAGAAGGCTTTACAGCTTCATCACAAAATGAGAGCAGCATCACTCTGCAGTGgaataaaatcaacatcaaCACCAGCTTTGTTCTCCAGTTTAATGGTGTGGAAACATTCATCAATGCACCAGATGGAGATGGACCAGTGACTCACACAGTCTCATCTCTCACTCCTGGAACAAACTATACATTCACTCTCTTCTCTGTTCTTGACAATGTCAGGAGCAGCGGAGTCAGTATTACTGCATTTACTG